In one window of Miscanthus floridulus cultivar M001 chromosome 12, ASM1932011v1, whole genome shotgun sequence DNA:
- the LOC136497516 gene encoding LOW QUALITY PROTEIN: ABC transporter B family member 19-like (The sequence of the model RefSeq protein was modified relative to this genomic sequence to represent the inferred CDS: deleted 2 bases in 2 codons), which produces MAEGDAGKAEAGSCSGAGGGGDAVKKRPEQSVAFHELFGFADPLDWLLMAAGSAGAVVHGAAMPVFFLLFGELVNGFGKNQHNLRRMTDEVSKYSLYFVYLGLVVCASSYLEIACWMYTGERQVGALRKRYLEAVLRQDVGFFDTDARTGDVVFSVSTDTLLVQDAIGEKVGNFIHYLATFLAGLVVGFVSAWRLALLSIAVIPGIAFAGGLYAYTLTGLTSKSRDSYANAGIIAEQAIAQVRTVYSYVGETKALNSYSEAIQNTLKLGYKAGMAKGLGIGCTYGIACMSWALVFWYAGVFIRNGQTDGGKAFTAIFSAIVGGLSLGQSFSNLGAFSKGKIAGYKLLEVIRQRPTIVQDTADGRCLDEVHGNIEFKEVAFSYPSRPDVMIFRDFSLFFPAGKTAAVVGGSGSGKSTVVALIERFYDPNQGQVLLDNVDIKTLQLKWLRDQIGLVNQEPALFATTILENILYGKPDATMAEVEAAATSANAHSFIALLPNGYNTHVGERGLQLSGGQKQRIAIARAMLKNPKLLLLDEATSALDAGSESIVQEALDRLMVGRTTVVIAHRLSTIRCVDMIAVIQQGQVVETGTHDELLAKGSSGAYAALIRFQETARNRACPSTRKSRSSRLSNSLSTRSLSLRSGSLRNLSYSYSTGADGRIEMVSNADNDRKYPAPRGYFFKLLKLNAPEWPYTILGAIGSILSGFIGPTFAIVMSNMIEVFYYRNPNKMESKTREYVFIYIGTGLYAVVAYLVQHYFFSIMGENLTTRVRRMMLAVILRNDVGWFDQEENNSNLVAARMSTDAADVKSAIAERISVILQNTTSLLVSFVVGFIIEWRVALLILITFPLLVLANFAQQLSMKGFAGDTAKAHAKTSMIAGEGVSNIRTVAAFNAQDKILSLFCSELRVPQMHSLRRSQISGALFGLSQLSLYASEALILWFGAHLVRTHVSTFSKVIKVFVVLVITANSVAETVSLAPEIVRGGESIRSVFAILNSRTRIDPDDPDAEQVESVRGEIDFRHVDFAYPTRPDVMVFKDFSLRIRAGQSQALVGASGSGKSTVIALIERFYDPLAGKVMVDGKDIRRLNLKSLRLRIGLVQQEPVLFATSILENIAYGRDGATEEEVVEAAKVANVHGFVSALPDGYRTPVGERGVQLSGGQKQRIAIARAVLKDPAVLLLDEATSALDAESECVLQEALERIMKGRTAVLVAHRLSTIRGVDSIAVVQDGRVVEQGSHGDLVSRPDGAYSRLLQLQLHHG; this is translated from the exons ATGGCAGAGGGCGATGCGGGGAAGGCGGAGGCGGGGAGCtgcagcggcgccggcggcgggggcgacgcgGTCAAGAAGCGGCCGGAGCAGAGCGTGGCGTTCCACGAGCTGTTCGGCTTCGCAGACCCGCTGGACTGGCTGCTCATGGCGGCGGGCAGCGCGGGCGCCGTCGTGCACGGCGCCGCCATGccggtcttcttcctcctcttcggcGAGCTCGTCAACGGCTTCGGCAAGAACCAGCACAACCTCCGCCGCATGACGGACGAGGTGTCCAAG TATTCGCTCTACTTCGTCTACCTCGGCCTCGTCGTCTGCGCCTCGTCGTACCTAG AGATCGCGTGCTGGATGTACACGGGCGAGCGCCAGGTGGGCGCTCTCCGGAAACGGTACCTCGAGGCCGTGCTGCGGCAGGACGTGGGCTTCTTCGACACCGATGCGCGTACCGGCGACGTCGTCTTCAGCGTCTCTACCGACACGCTCCTCGTGCAGGACGCCATTGGCGAGAAG GTCGGCAACTTCATCCACTACCTCGCGACGTTCCTGGCCGGGCTGGTCGTCGGATTCGTCTCGGCGTGGCGGCTCGCGTTGCTCAGCATCGCCGTCATCCCCGGCATCGCCTTCGCCGGCGGGCTGTACGCGTACACGCTCACTGGCCTGACCTCCAAGAGCCGGGACTCGTACGCCAACGCCGGAATCATAGCCGAGCAG GCCATTGCCCAGGTGAGGACTGTCTACTCCTATGTGGGGGAGACCAAGGCCCTGAATTCCTACTCGGAGGCGATTCAGAACACCCTGAAGCTGGGTTACAAGGCCGGGATGGCCAAGGGGCTTGGCATTGGCTGCACCTATGGAATTGCTTGTATGTCATGGGCACTGGTGTTCTGGTACGCCGGCGTGTTCATCCGGAATGGCCAGACAGATGGTGGGAAGGCCTTCACTGCAATTTTCTCAGCAATCGTCGGTGGCCT GAGCTTGGGGCAGTCATTTTCAAACCTTGGAGCATTCAGCAAAGGGAAGATTGCTGGCTACAAGTTGCTGGAAGTGATAAGGCAGAGGCCAACGATAGTTCAGGACACGGCAGACGGGAGGTGCCTTGATGAAGTACATGGCAACATAGAGTTCAAGGAAGTGGCCTTCAGCTATCCTTCCCGCCCGGATGTCATGATTTTCCGTGATTTTTCTCTCTTCTTCCCCGCGGGGAAGACCGCAGCGGTTGTTGGAGGCAGTGGGTCTGGAAAGAGCACGGTTGTTGCTCTCATTGAGCGGTTTTACGATCCTAATCAGG GGCAAGTTTTGCTGGATAATGTGGACATCAAGACGCTGCAATTGAAGTGGCTTAGGGATCAGATTGGTTTGGTGAATCAGGAACCTGCACTTTTTGCAACTACAATTCTTGAGAACATTCTTTATGGCAAGCCTGATGCCACAATGGCGGAGGTTGAGGCTGCAGCTACTTCAGCCAATGCCCATAGCTTCATTGCTCTTCTTCCTAATGGCTACAACACTCAT GTGGGAGAGAGGGGACTTCAGCTCTCTGGTGGTCAGAAGCAACGTATTGCCATTGCCCGTGCGATGCTGAAGAATCCAAAACTCCTGCTGCTAGATGAGGCCACTAGTGCACTCGATGCTGGTTCAGAGAGTATCGTTCAAGAGGCCCTTGATCGGTTGATGGTCGGGAGGACGACTGTTGTGATTGCCCACAGGTTATCAACAATAAGGTGTGTTGACATGATTGCCGTGATTCAGCAAGGCCAGGTTGTTGAGACTGGTACTCACGATGAACTCCTCGCCAAAGGAAGCTCTGGAGCGTATGCTGCACTCATCAGATTCCAAGAGACAGCCAGAAACCGTGCATGCCCATCAACCCGCAAGTCCAGGTCATCCCGCTTGAGCAATTCCCTCTCCACTCGGTCACTGAGCCTCAGGTCAGGAAGCTTGAGGAACCTGAGCTACTCATACAGCACTGGTGCTGATGGCCGCATCGAGATGGTTTCCAATGCCGACAATGACCGGAAGTACCCAGCACCAAGGGGTTACTTCTTCAAGCTCCTAAAACTGAACGCACCGGAGTGGCCTTACACCATACTGGGGGCTATTGGGTCCATCCTATCTGGATTTATCGGCCCGACATTTGCCATTGTGATGAGCAACATGATCGAAGTGTTCTATTACCGGAACCCCAACAAAATGGAGAGCAAGACCAGGGAGTACGTGTTCATCTACATCGGCACTGGGCTGTATGCGGTTGTT GCATACCTCGTCCAGCATTATTTCTTCAGCATCATGGGCGAAAACCTGACCACCAGGGTGCGGAGGATGATGCTTGCCG tGATTTTACGGAACGATGTCGGATGGTTCGATCAGGAGGAGAACAATTCAAACCTTGTTGCTGCTCGCATGTCCACGGACGCTGCTGATGTGAAGTCGGCCATTGCCGAACGGATATCAGTTATCCTGCAGAACACGACGTCCCTCCTTGTATCCTTCGTAGTCGGCTTCATCATTGAATGGCGGGTtgccctcctcatcctcatcacctTCCCTCTCCTCGTCCTCGCCAACTTTGCCCAG CAACTGTCGATGAAGGGCTTCGCGGGCGACACGGCCAAGGCCCACGCCAAGACGAGCATGATCGCCGGGGAGGGCGTGAGCAACATCCGCACGGTGGCGGCGTTCAACGCGCAGGACAAGATCCTGTCGCTCTTCTGCAGCGAGCTGCGCGTCCCGCAGATGCACAGCCTGCGGCGCAGCCAGATCTCGGGCGCGCTCTTCGGCCTCTCCCAGCTCTCCCTGTACGCCTCCGAGGCGCTCATCCTCTGGTTCGGCGCCCACCTCGTCCGCACCCACGTGTCCACCTTCTCCAAGGTCATCAAGGTGTTCGTGGTCCTGGTGATCACCGCCAACTCCGTCGCCGAGACCGTCAGCCTGGCGCCGGAGATCGTCCGCGGCGGCGAGTCCATCCGCTCCGTGTTCGCCATCCTCAACAGCCGGACCCGCATCGACCCCGACGACCCGGACGCGGAGCAGGTGGAGTCGGTGCGCGGCGAGATCGACTTCCGCCACGTCGACTTCGCGTACCCGACGCGCCCCGACGTGATGGTGTTCAAGGACTTCAGCCTGCGGATCCGGGCCGGGCAGAGCCAGGCGCTGGTCGGCGCGAGCGGGTCCGGGAAGAGCACCGTCATCGCGCTCATCGAGCGGTTCTACGACCCGCTCGCCGGGAAGGTGATGGTCGACGGCAAGGACATCCGGCGGCTGAACCTCAAGTCCCTGCGCCTCAGGATCGGGCTGGTGCAGCAGGAGCCCGTGCTA TTCGCCACCAGCATCCTGGAGAACATCGCGTACGGCAGGGACGGCGCGACGGAGGAGGAGGTCGTGGAGGCGGCCAAGGTGGCCAACGTGCACGGCTTCGTGAGCGCGCTCCCCGACGGGTACCGGACCCCCGTGGGCGAGCGCGGGGTGCAGCTGTCCGGCGGGCAGAAGCAGCGCATCGCGATCGCGCGCGCGGTGCTCAAGGACCCCGCCGTGCTGCTGCTGGACGAGGCGACCAGCGCGCTGGACGCCGAGTCCGAGTGCGTGCTGCAGGAGGCGCTGGAGCGCATCATGAAGGGCCGCACCGCCGTGCTGGTGGCGCACCGGCTGTCCACCATCCGCGGCGTGGACTCCATCGCGGTGGTGCAGGACGGCCGCGTGGTGGAACAGGGCAGCCACGGGGACCTCGTGTCCCGGCCCGACGGCGCCTACTCGCggctgctgcagctgcagctacacCACGGCTGA
- the LOC136498044 gene encoding pectinesterase/pectinesterase inhibitor-like encodes MAKALLGGLSAILVVAVVVGVVATVTRSGKKAGDNFNVPGEASLATSGKSVKSLCAPTLYKESCEKTLSQATNGTENPKEVFHSVAKVALESVKTAVEQSKNIGEAKASDSMTESAREDCKKLLEDAVDDLRGMLEMAGGDIKVLFSRSDDLETWLTGVMTFMDTCIDGFVDEKLKADMHSVLRNATELSSNALAITNSLGGILKKLDLDMFKKDSRRRLLSEQDKKGWPVWMRSPERKLLAAGNQPKPNAVVAKDGSGQFKTIQQAVDAVPKGQQGRYVIYVKAGLYDEIVMIPKDKVNIFMYGDGPKQTRVTGRKSFADGITTMKTATFSIEASGFICKNMGFHNTAGAEKHQAVALRVQGDLAAFYNCRFDAFQDTLYVHARRQFFRNCVISGTIDFIFGNSAAVFQNCLIITRRPMDNQQNSVTAHGRTDPNMKSGLVIQNCRLVPDQKLFPDRFKIPSYLGRPWKEFSRLVIMESTIADFIKPEGYMPWNGDFGIKTLYYAEYNNRGPGAGTSKRVNWPGFHVITRKDAEQFTAGPFIDGATWLKFTGTPHILGFKF; translated from the exons ATGGCAAAGGCCCTCCTAGGTGGCCTGTCGGCGATCCTCGTCGTCGCGGTGGTCGTCGGCGTGGTCGCCACCGTCACCCGCTCCGGCAAGAAGGCCGGCGACAACTTCAACGTTCCGGGGGAGGCCTCCCTTGCCACGTCCGGGAAGTCGGTCAAGTCCCTGTGCGCGCCCACGCTGTACAAGGAGTCGTGCGAGAAGACGCTCTCCCAGGCCACCAATGGCACCGAGAACCCCAAGGAGGTGTTCCACAGCGTCGCCAAGGTGGCGTTGGAGTCGGTCAAGACGGCGGTGGAGCAGTCCAAGAACATCGGCGAGGCCAAGGCCAGCGACTCCATGACCGAGAGCGCGCGCGAGGACTGCAAGAAGCTCCTCGAGGACGCCGTGGACGACCTCAGGGGCATGCTGGAGATGGCCGGCGGCGACATCAAGGTGCTCTTCAGCCGGTCCGACGACCTCGAGACGTGGCTCACGGGCGTCATGACGTTCATGGACACCTGCATCGACGGCTTCGTCGACGAGAAGCTCAAGGCCGACATGCACTCCGTGCTGCGCAACGCCACCGAGCTGAGCAGCAACGCGCTCGCCATCACCAACAGCCTCGGCGGGATCCTCAAGAAGCTGGACCTCGACATGTTCAAGAAGGACTCGCGCCGCCGGCTCCTGTCAGAGCAGGACAAGAAGGGCTGGCCCGTGTGGATGAGGTCCCCGGAGAGGAAGCTGCTGGCGGCGGGCAACCAGCCTAAGCCGAACGCCGTGGTGGCCAAGGACGGCAGCGGCCAGTTCAAGACCATCCAGCAGGCCGTGGACGCCGTGCCCAAGGGCCAGCAGGGGAGGTACGTCATCTACGTGAAGGCCGGTCTCTACGACGAGATCGTCATGATCCCCAAGGACAAGGTCAACATCTTCATGTACGGCGACGGGCCCAAGCAAACCCGCGTGACCGGCCGCAAGAGCTTCGCCGACGGCATCACCACCATGAAGACCGCCACCTTCT CCATCGAGGCGTCCGGGTTCATCTGCAAGAACATGGGCTTCCACAACACGGCCGGCGCGGAGAAGCACCAGGCGGTGGCGCTCCGCGTCCAGGGAGACCTCGCGGCGTTCTACAACTGCCGGTTCGACGCGTTCCAGGACACGCTGTACGTGCACGCCCGGCGCCAGTTCTTCCGCAACTGCGTCATCTCCGGCACCATCGACTTCATCTTCGGCAACTCGGCGGCGGTGTTCCAGAACTGCCTCATCATCACGCGGCGGCCCATGGACAACCAGCAGAACTCGGTGACCGCGCACGGCCGCACCGACCCCAACATGAAGTCCGGGCTCGTCATCCAGAACTGCCGCCTGGTGCCCGACCAGAAGCTCTTCCCCGACCGCTTCAAGATCCCCTCCTACCTGGGCCGCCCCTGGAAGGAGTTCTCGCGCCTCGTCATCATGGAGAGCACCATCGCCGACTTCATCAAGCCCGAGGGGTACATGCCCTGGAACGGCGACTTCGGCATCAAGACGCTCTACTACGCCGAGTACAACAACCGCGGCCCCGGCGCCGGCACCAGCAAGAGGGTCAACTGGCCCGGGTTCCACGTCATCACCCGGAAGGACGCCGAGCAGTTCACCGCCGGGCCGTTCATCGACGGCGCGACGTGGCTCAAGTTCACCGGCACGCCGCACATCCTCGGGTTCAAGTTCTAA
- the LOC136495850 gene encoding tyrosine--tRNA ligase, chloroplastic/mitochondrial: MGSFVILDNYDWWKDITLLDFLREVGRFARVGTMIAKESVKKRLASEDGMSYTEFTYQLLQGYDFLYMFKNMGVNVQIGGSDQWGNITAGTELIRKILQVEGAHGLTFPLLLKSDGTKFGKTEDGAIWLSSKMLSPYKFYQYFFAVPDIDVIRFMKILTFLSLDEIQELEDSMKKPGYVPNTVQKRLAEEVTRFVHGKEGLEEALKATEALRPGAQTQLDAQTIEGIADDVPSCSLAYDQVFKSPLVDLAVSTGLLTSKSAVKRLIKQSGLYLNNVRIDSEDKLVDEGDIVDGKVLLLSAGKKNKMVVRIS, translated from the coding sequence ATGGGTTCTTTCGTGATCCTGGACAACTACGACTGGTGGAAGGACATCACGCTGCTGGATTTCCTGAGAGAGGTGGGCCGTTTTGCACGCGTGGGTACAATGATCGCCAAGGAGAGCGTCAAGAAGCGTCTCGCGTCAGAAGACGGCATGAGCTACACCGAGTTCACCTACCAGCTGCTGCAGGGCTACGACTTCCTTTATATGTTCAAGAATATGGGTGTCAATGTGCAGATTGGGGGCAGCGATCAGTGGGGGAACATCACAGCGGGAACTGAGTTGATCAGGAAAATCTTGCAGGTTGAGGGGGCGCATGGACTCACATTCCCGCTCCTGCTGAAGAGCGATGGGACCAAGTTTGGGAAGACAGAGGATGGGGCAATCTGGCTCTCTTCGAAGATGCTTTCTCCTTACAAGTTCTATCAGTACTTCTTTGCGGTGCCAGACATCGATGTCATCAGGTTTATGAAGATCCTGACGTTCCTGAGCTTGGATGAGATTCAGGAGCTAGAAGACTCGATGAAGAAGCCTGGCTATGTGCCAAACACTGTTCAGAAGAGGCTTGCAGAAGAGGTGACACGATTTGTTCATGGCAAGGAGGGATTGGAGGAGGCATTGAAGGCAACTGAGGCCTTGAGACCTGGCGCTCAGACACAATTGGATGCACAAACAATTGAGGGGATAGCAGATGATGTGCCTTCATGCTCTTTAGCTTATGATCAAGTGTTCAAGTCTCCACTTGTTGATTTGGCTGTTTCCACAGGTTTGCTCACTAGTAAGTCAGCGGTTAAGAGGCTTATTAAGCAAAGTGGTCTGTACTTGAATAACGTTAGGATTGATAGTGAGGATAAGCTGGTTGACGAAGGTGATATAGTTGATGGGAAGGTGCTCTTGTTGTCTGCTGGAAAGAAGAACAAGATGGTTGTGAGGATATCTTGA